A single genomic interval of Staphylococcus hyicus harbors:
- a CDS encoding alanine/glycine:cation symporter family protein, with translation MKDFDSLIPDWFKTLVTEGTDLIWSQYLIGLLLTAGLFFSISSKFVQIRWLPEMFRALTEKPETLDSGEKGISPFQAFAISAGSRVGTGNIAGVATAIVLGGPGAVFWMWIIAIIGAASAFIEATLAQVYKVPDKEGGFRGGPAYYITKGLNQKWLGIVFAILITITFAFVFNTVQSNTIAESLHTQYSISPVITGIVLAALTAIIIFGGVRSIATLSSFIVPIMAIVYIVMVLFILVTHIDQIVPMILTIIKSAFGIDQAAGGALGFAVLQGVKRGLFSNEAGMGSAPNAAATAAVTHPVKQGLIQSLGVFFDTLLVCTATAIMILLYSGLEFGEGAAQGVKVTQSALNEHLGSAGGIFLSIAITLFAFSSVVGNYYYGQSNIEFLSQNKIVLFIFRCCVVLLVFVGAVVKTETVWNTADLFMGLMAIVNLIAIIGLSNVAFAVAKDYQLQRKAGKRPIFRPEELEINLFGIECWGDAQKRLKQYDKF, from the coding sequence GTGAAAGATTTTGATAGTTTAATTCCGGATTGGTTCAAAACACTCGTAACTGAAGGTACAGACTTAATTTGGTCTCAATATTTAATTGGATTGTTACTAACTGCTGGACTTTTTTTCTCAATTAGTTCAAAGTTCGTTCAAATTAGGTGGCTACCTGAGATGTTCAGAGCCTTAACGGAGAAACCAGAAACTTTAGATTCTGGTGAAAAGGGAATTTCACCTTTCCAAGCATTTGCTATCAGTGCGGGTTCTCGTGTAGGGACGGGGAATATCGCTGGGGTTGCGACTGCAATTGTATTAGGTGGTCCTGGTGCAGTGTTTTGGATGTGGATTATTGCCATCATTGGTGCAGCAAGCGCATTTATCGAAGCAACTTTAGCACAAGTGTATAAAGTTCCTGATAAAGAAGGTGGCTTCCGAGGTGGTCCTGCATATTATATTACTAAAGGTTTAAATCAAAAATGGTTAGGTATTGTATTCGCTATTTTAATTACCATCACATTTGCCTTTGTGTTTAATACAGTTCAATCAAATACGATTGCTGAATCATTGCATACGCAATATAGCATTAGTCCTGTCATTACAGGTATTGTTTTAGCAGCACTCACGGCTATCATTATATTCGGTGGTGTACGAAGTATCGCTACATTGTCATCATTTATTGTACCGATTATGGCCATTGTATACATCGTGATGGTATTGTTTATTTTAGTCACACACATTGATCAAATCGTACCAATGATTTTAACAATTATTAAAAGTGCATTTGGCATTGATCAAGCTGCAGGTGGTGCGCTAGGTTTTGCAGTTTTACAAGGTGTTAAACGTGGGTTGTTCTCCAATGAAGCAGGTATGGGTTCTGCGCCTAATGCAGCAGCTACAGCAGCGGTTACACATCCTGTTAAGCAAGGTCTAATTCAATCACTAGGTGTATTTTTTGATACTTTACTCGTTTGTACTGCAACAGCGATTATGATTTTATTATATTCTGGCTTAGAATTTGGCGAAGGTGCTGCGCAAGGTGTTAAAGTAACGCAATCCGCGTTGAATGAACATTTAGGAAGTGCTGGCGGTATCTTCTTATCTATCGCAATTACGCTATTTGCATTCTCGTCAGTTGTGGGTAACTACTACTACGGTCAATCTAACATCGAATTTTTATCTCAAAATAAAATCGTATTATTCATTTTCCGTTGTTGTGTTGTGTTATTAGTCTTTGTTGGTGCAGTTGTGAAAACAGAAACAGTTTGGAATACTGCAGATTTATTTATGGGTTTAATGGCCATTGTAAACTTAATTGCTATTATCGGTCTTTCCAATGTAGCTTTTGCTGTAGCAAAAGATTACCAACTTCAACGTAAAGCAGGTAAACGACCTATCTTTAGACCTGAAGAATTAGAAATTAATTTATTCGGCATTGAATGTTGGGGCGATGCTCAAAAACGTTTAAAGCAATACGATAAATTTTAA
- the parE gene encoding DNA topoisomerase IV subunit B has translation MSAKTNHNYSDDAIQVLEGLEAVRKRPGMYIGSTDKRGLHHLVYEVVDNSVDEILNGYGDEINVTINPDESITISDNGRGMPIGMHQSGKPTVEVIFTVLHAGGKFGQGGYKTSGGLHGVGASVVNALSEWLTVQIHRDGKIVEQQFKHGGVPQTKLIAKGKTKRTGTTVTFKPDPEIFKNATAFNFDTLSERLQESAFLLQGLKITLEDRRADKARTGVYHYEEGIKEFVKYVNEGKETLHDVALFQGQSNEIEVDVSFQYNDQYSESIMSFVNNVRTKDGGTHEVGFKTAMTRVFNDYARRIGDLKAKDKNLEGNDIREGLTAIISVRIPEHLLQFEGQTKSKLGTPEARSAVDAVVAEKLPYYLEEKGQLSKALVKKAIKAQQAREAARKAREDARSGKKNKRKDTLLSGKLTPAQSKNTDKNELYLVEGDSAGGSAKLGRDRKFQAILPLRGKVINTEKAKLEDIFKNEEINTIIHTIGAGVGNDFNIEDSNYNRVIIMTDADTDGAHIQVLLLTFFFKYMRPLVAAGRVYIALPPLYKLEKGKNKNKKVAYAWTDDELASLQKEFGKGFILQRYKGLGEMNPDQLWETTMNPETRTLIRVQIEDEVRSSKRVSTLMGDKVAPRREWIERHVQFGMQEDQSILENDEVQILNDESEEENA, from the coding sequence GTGTCAGCAAAAACGAATCATAACTATTCTGATGATGCAATACAAGTACTTGAGGGTCTTGAAGCTGTTCGTAAAAGACCAGGAATGTACATTGGATCGACAGATAAGCGTGGACTACATCATTTGGTTTATGAAGTTGTAGACAATTCTGTCGACGAAATTTTAAATGGATACGGTGATGAGATTAATGTCACGATAAATCCAGACGAAAGTATCACTATTTCCGATAACGGACGTGGTATGCCTATAGGAATGCATCAATCAGGTAAACCTACTGTGGAAGTCATTTTTACTGTACTTCATGCAGGAGGTAAGTTTGGTCAAGGTGGATACAAAACTTCTGGTGGTCTTCATGGAGTAGGTGCGTCCGTTGTGAATGCATTAAGTGAATGGCTCACTGTTCAAATTCACCGTGACGGTAAAATTGTTGAACAACAATTTAAACATGGTGGTGTGCCACAAACTAAATTAATTGCAAAAGGTAAAACGAAACGAACTGGTACGACTGTTACGTTTAAACCAGATCCTGAAATCTTTAAAAATGCGACCGCATTCAATTTTGATACGTTAAGTGAACGTTTACAAGAATCAGCCTTTTTATTACAAGGGTTAAAAATCACTTTAGAAGATCGTCGTGCGGATAAAGCACGAACGGGAGTATATCATTATGAAGAAGGTATTAAGGAATTTGTAAAATATGTCAATGAAGGAAAAGAGACACTTCATGATGTAGCATTGTTTCAAGGGCAGTCCAACGAGATAGAAGTTGACGTATCTTTTCAATATAACGATCAATATTCAGAAAGTATCATGAGTTTTGTTAATAATGTACGTACGAAAGATGGGGGTACGCATGAAGTAGGCTTTAAAACTGCTATGACGCGTGTGTTTAATGATTATGCACGCCGAATTGGGGATTTGAAAGCGAAAGATAAAAACCTAGAAGGTAACGACATTCGTGAAGGGCTTACAGCTATCATATCAGTGCGTATTCCAGAACATCTCCTGCAATTCGAAGGTCAAACCAAATCAAAACTTGGAACGCCTGAAGCAAGAAGTGCAGTTGATGCAGTTGTAGCTGAAAAATTGCCTTATTATCTAGAAGAAAAAGGGCAATTGTCTAAGGCATTGGTTAAAAAAGCAATTAAAGCGCAGCAAGCGAGAGAAGCAGCTAGAAAAGCACGTGAAGATGCGCGTTCTGGTAAGAAAAACAAGCGTAAAGATACGTTGCTATCTGGTAAACTGACACCAGCTCAAAGTAAAAATACAGACAAAAATGAACTGTACCTTGTCGAAGGGGATTCTGCAGGTGGTTCTGCTAAACTTGGACGTGACCGCAAGTTTCAAGCTATTTTACCTTTACGTGGTAAAGTCATAAATACAGAAAAAGCGAAACTAGAAGATATCTTTAAAAATGAAGAAATTAACACCATCATTCACACGATTGGTGCAGGTGTTGGAAATGACTTTAATATTGAAGATAGTAATTATAATCGTGTTATCATTATGACCGATGCAGATACAGATGGTGCTCATATTCAAGTCTTATTACTTACTTTCTTCTTTAAATATATGCGACCGCTCGTTGCGGCAGGGCGTGTATATATTGCTTTACCTCCTTTGTATAAATTAGAAAAAGGTAAAAATAAGAATAAAAAAGTAGCGTATGCTTGGACTGATGATGAACTTGCATCACTGCAAAAAGAATTCGGCAAAGGTTTTATTTTACAACGTTATAAAGGTCTTGGTGAAATGAATCCAGATCAGCTATGGGAGACGACAATGAATCCTGAAACACGAACGTTGATTCGTGTTCAAATTGAAGACGAAGTTCGCTCTTCAAAACGTGTGTCAACACTAATGGGGGACAAAGTTGCCCCACGTCGAGAGTGGATTGAACGTCATGTACAATTTGGTATGCAAGAAGACCAAAGTATTTTAGAAAATGACGAAGTTCAAATTTTAAATGATGAATCGGAAGAGGAGAATGCATAA
- the parC gene encoding DNA topoisomerase IV subunit A has protein sequence MAEIIQSLPLEDVIGDRFGRYSKYIIQERALPDVRDGLKPVQRRILYAMYSSGNTYDKNFRKSAKTVGDVIGQFHPHGDSSVYDAMVRLSQDWKLRHVLVEMHGNNGSIDNDPPAAMRYTEAKLSLLSAQLLRDIHKDTVDFVPNYDDTEMEPMVLPARFPNLLVNGSTGISAGYATDIPPHNLSEVITATLKFIDNPDISVKQLMKYIKGPDFPTGGIIQGIDGIKKAYETGKGKIIVRSKTEIEPLRNGRSQIIVTEIPYEVNKSSLVKKIDELRADKKVDGIVEVRDETDRSGLRVAVELKKDVNANAILNYLFKNTDLQVAYNFNMVAISDGRPKLMGIKSMIDSYLNHQIEVVTHRTQYDLKHAESRMHIVEGLIKALSILDEVIAIIRNSKNKSDAKNNLVAEFEFSQEQAEAIVMLQLYRLTNTDIVALQDEHKELETLIAKLKHILDDHGALLEVIKTELIEIKNQFKSPRLSVIEAEIAEIKIDKEVIVPSETVMMSLTREGYIKRTSLRSFNASGKDEIGIKDEDHILTIQEVNTQDTALVFTSKGRYLLIAVHKLPDIKWKDLGQHVSQIVPIDEDESIVQAFVVSQFTDDEAIITATRNGMIKKSLLSGFKSTRTTKPLVAAKVKDGDDVIAVMKVNAKNDLQLLTIFTHKGMSLTYPLSELPDTGLRAAGVKAINLKDQDYVVMVNTIDYDDTILIATHRGALKRIKASILQSAKRAQRGITILKELKKNPHRIVDAKVCRPEHAFFTLCSDSNQFDGNINDIHLSEQYTNGSFVVDVAEFGEIKHLEIQ, from the coding sequence ATGGCTGAAATCATCCAAAGTTTACCATTAGAAGATGTTATTGGTGATCGATTTGGGCGTTACAGTAAATATATCATTCAAGAACGGGCATTGCCTGATGTGCGTGATGGTTTGAAACCTGTACAACGTCGTATTTTATACGCGATGTATTCAAGTGGTAATACGTATGATAAAAATTTCCGAAAAAGTGCAAAAACCGTCGGGGATGTCATTGGACAATTTCATCCTCATGGTGATTCATCGGTATACGATGCGATGGTCCGTCTCAGTCAAGACTGGAAATTACGCCATGTTTTAGTTGAAATGCATGGGAATAACGGGAGTATTGACAACGATCCGCCTGCTGCAATGCGTTATACAGAAGCAAAATTAAGCTTACTTTCGGCACAATTATTACGTGATATTCATAAAGACACTGTAGACTTTGTACCGAACTATGATGATACCGAAATGGAACCTATGGTATTGCCAGCACGTTTTCCAAACTTGCTAGTGAATGGCTCCACGGGGATTTCAGCAGGTTATGCTACGGACATCCCACCGCATAATTTATCAGAAGTGATTACAGCGACGTTAAAATTTATAGATAATCCTGATATATCAGTAAAACAGCTTATGAAATACATTAAAGGTCCTGATTTTCCAACTGGCGGTATTATTCAAGGTATCGATGGTATTAAGAAAGCGTATGAGACTGGTAAAGGAAAGATTATCGTACGTTCTAAAACAGAGATAGAACCTTTACGTAATGGGCGTTCACAAATAATTGTTACGGAAATTCCATATGAAGTGAATAAGAGTAGTTTAGTTAAAAAAATTGACGAGTTACGTGCAGATAAAAAGGTAGATGGCATTGTAGAAGTACGTGATGAAACAGATCGAAGCGGTTTACGTGTAGCGGTAGAGTTAAAAAAAGATGTAAATGCGAATGCGATTTTAAATTATTTGTTTAAAAATACGGATTTACAAGTTGCATATAATTTTAATATGGTTGCAATTAGCGATGGTCGTCCAAAATTAATGGGCATTAAATCAATGATTGATAGTTATTTAAATCATCAAATAGAAGTTGTAACACATCGTACACAATATGATTTAAAACACGCTGAATCGAGAATGCACATTGTTGAAGGCTTGATTAAAGCGTTATCTATTTTAGATGAAGTGATTGCAATCATTCGAAACTCAAAAAACAAAAGTGATGCCAAAAATAATCTTGTTGCTGAATTTGAATTTAGTCAAGAGCAAGCTGAAGCAATTGTCATGTTACAGTTATATCGTTTAACGAATACGGATATCGTTGCACTTCAAGATGAACATAAAGAGCTTGAAACATTAATTGCTAAATTGAAACATATTTTGGATGACCATGGAGCTTTGCTTGAAGTCATTAAAACAGAATTGATTGAGATTAAAAATCAATTTAAATCCCCGCGTTTATCGGTGATTGAAGCTGAAATTGCTGAGATTAAGATTGATAAAGAGGTTATCGTCCCTAGTGAAACAGTGATGATGAGCTTGACGCGCGAAGGCTATATTAAACGAACTTCTTTGCGTAGCTTTAATGCAAGTGGCAAAGATGAGATTGGTATTAAAGATGAAGATCACATATTAACTATCCAAGAGGTTAACACACAAGACACTGCACTCGTATTTACCTCTAAAGGTCGTTATTTACTTATTGCAGTGCACAAATTGCCAGATATTAAATGGAAAGATTTAGGACAACACGTGTCACAAATCGTCCCAATTGATGAAGATGAAAGTATTGTTCAAGCTTTTGTAGTGTCACAATTTACGGATGATGAGGCAATTATTACAGCTACACGTAACGGTATGATTAAGAAGAGCCTGCTTTCAGGATTTAAATCAACGCGTACAACGAAACCCCTTGTTGCTGCTAAAGTAAAAGATGGGGATGATGTGATAGCTGTTATGAAAGTCAATGCCAAAAATGATTTACAGTTGTTAACGATATTTACACATAAAGGTATGTCACTTACTTATCCATTATCTGAATTACCTGACACGGGATTACGTGCTGCTGGTGTAAAAGCCATTAACCTTAAAGATCAAGATTACGTAGTCATGGTCAATACAATTGATTACGATGATACAATTTTGATTGCTACACACCGTGGGGCATTGAAACGCATAAAAGCTTCTATACTGCAATCAGCTAAACGTGCACAGCGTGGCATTACGATACTTAAGGAATTGAAGAAAAATCCACATCGTATTGTAGATGCTAAAGTATGTCGACCAGAACATGCGTTTTTTACATTGTGTTCTGATAGCAATCAGTTTGACGGAAATATTAACGATATACACTTATCTGAACAATATACTAACGGCAGTTTCGTCGTAGATGTGGCTGAATTTGGTGAAATTAAGCATCTTGAAATACAGTAG
- the glcT gene encoding glucose PTS transporter transcription antiterminator GlcT: protein MPSYLIKKVLNNNVLICEHHNEEVIIIGKGLGFNQKAGKQIQPDKVIEKVFTLQNKKEQDHYKMVIAHTDENVLKVVIESVQLIMSHFDLSQNESFIVSITDHIVFALKRYQQKQYIQNPFLSETKYSYPEAYTIAKRVVARINLQLNVDFPEDEVGFIALHIASQTNQINIEETEQVPKLINKAVRIIEHDLQIKIPIQSIQYQRFVRHIHFLLQRVRKGEHAQVQLDFETLLKSQYPLCYNVAVKIVKMIQTQSSLEVYQAEIAYLTMHIQQLSTTSQSNT from the coding sequence ATGCCGTCATATTTAATAAAAAAAGTCCTCAACAATAACGTACTCATATGTGAACATCATAATGAGGAAGTGATTATTATTGGCAAAGGGCTCGGCTTTAATCAAAAAGCGGGCAAGCAGATTCAACCAGATAAAGTTATTGAAAAGGTCTTTACATTACAAAATAAAAAAGAACAAGATCATTATAAAATGGTGATTGCACACACCGATGAAAATGTACTTAAAGTCGTTATTGAATCTGTGCAATTGATTATGTCACATTTTGATTTAAGTCAGAATGAGTCTTTTATCGTATCTATCACAGATCATATTGTATTTGCTTTAAAGCGCTATCAACAAAAACAATATATACAAAATCCATTTCTTAGCGAAACGAAATACAGTTATCCTGAAGCATATACCATCGCTAAACGTGTTGTAGCGCGTATTAATTTGCAATTAAATGTCGATTTTCCAGAAGATGAAGTTGGTTTTATCGCATTACACATCGCTTCACAAACGAATCAAATTAATATTGAAGAAACGGAACAAGTTCCAAAACTCATTAATAAAGCGGTGCGCATTATTGAACATGATTTACAAATTAAAATACCGATTCAGTCGATTCAATATCAACGTTTTGTCCGCCATATTCATTTTTTATTACAGCGGGTTCGTAAAGGAGAACATGCACAAGTTCAATTAGATTTTGAAACGCTATTGAAATCCCAGTATCCTTTATGTTACAATGTAGCTGTTAAAATAGTAAAAATGATTCAAACACAAAGTAGTTTGGAAGTGTACCAAGCTGAAATTGCATATTTAACAATGCATATTCAACAACTTTCAACGACTTCTCAATCAAATACGTAA
- the ptsG gene encoding glucose-specific PTS transporter subunit IIBC: MGKKLFGQLQRIGKALMLPVAILPAAGLLLAFGVALQGEALQHYLPFIQNEGVQNVASMMTGAGGVIFDNLPIIFAMGVAIGLAGGDGVAAIAAFVGFVILNKTMGAFLHVTPEMAGQADKGFASVLGIPTLQTGVFGGIIIGALAAWCYNKFYNISLPTYLGFFAGKRFVPIMMATLSFILAFPMALIWPTIQGGLNAFSSGLLDSNTGLAVFFFGFIKRLLIPFGLHHIFHAPFWFEFGSYTNAAGEIFKGDQRIFLEQIREGSQLTAGKFMQGEFPVMMFGLPAAALAIYHTAKPENKKVVAGLMISAALTSFLTGITEPLEFSFLFVAPLLFFIHAVLDGFSFLILYLLDLHLGYTFSGGFIDFVLLGILPNKTAWWLVIPVGLVYAVIYYTVFRFLITKFNFKTPGREDKKSESASVEASELPYAVLESMGGKENIKHLDACITRLRVEVADKGKVDVARLKDLGASGVLEVGNNMQAIFGPKSDQIKHEMQHIMDGKTVKPVSLDDHDDEPVVIDENKQATSDDTIIASPLEGKFVPLSEVPDQVFSEKMMGDGIAIQPTKGEVRAPFNGKVQMFFPTKHAIGLVSDEGTELLIHVGLDTVKLNGEGFTMHVEEGQTIQTGDVLLTFDLDYIRQHAKSDITPIILTQGQINDVTVSEGQSLNFGDTLFKA; encoded by the coding sequence GTGGGAAAGAAACTATTTGGACAGTTGCAGCGTATAGGTAAAGCCTTAATGTTACCTGTTGCGATTCTACCAGCTGCTGGTTTGCTATTAGCATTTGGTGTAGCTTTACAAGGGGAAGCTTTACAACACTATCTTCCGTTCATTCAAAACGAAGGTGTGCAAAACGTCGCATCCATGATGACGGGTGCAGGTGGTGTTATCTTTGATAACTTGCCGATTATTTTTGCAATGGGGGTTGCCATAGGTCTTGCTGGTGGCGACGGGGTTGCAGCTATCGCAGCGTTTGTTGGTTTTGTAATTTTAAACAAAACTATGGGTGCCTTTTTACACGTGACGCCTGAAATGGCGGGTCAAGCAGATAAAGGCTTTGCAAGTGTACTTGGTATTCCAACACTTCAAACAGGTGTTTTCGGTGGTATTATCATCGGTGCACTTGCAGCGTGGTGTTATAACAAGTTCTATAATATTTCATTACCGACGTATTTAGGGTTCTTTGCAGGAAAACGATTTGTACCAATTATGATGGCAACATTGTCTTTCATTCTTGCGTTTCCAATGGCATTAATTTGGCCAACAATTCAAGGTGGATTAAACGCTTTTAGTTCAGGTTTACTTGATTCTAATACAGGTCTCGCTGTATTTTTCTTTGGTTTCATTAAACGTTTATTGATTCCATTTGGTTTACATCATATTTTCCATGCACCATTCTGGTTTGAATTTGGTTCATATACAAATGCAGCAGGAGAAATTTTTAAAGGGGATCAACGTATTTTCTTAGAGCAAATTCGTGAAGGGTCTCAGTTAACAGCTGGTAAATTCATGCAAGGTGAATTCCCAGTAATGATGTTCGGTCTACCGGCAGCAGCGTTAGCGATTTATCATACAGCGAAACCTGAAAACAAAAAAGTTGTTGCAGGTTTAATGATTTCAGCAGCATTAACATCGTTTTTAACAGGAATTACTGAACCATTAGAATTCTCATTCTTATTTGTAGCACCATTATTATTCTTTATTCATGCAGTACTTGATGGTTTCTCATTCCTAATTTTATATTTACTTGATTTACATTTAGGTTATACATTCTCTGGTGGCTTTATTGACTTTGTACTCCTAGGAATTTTACCAAACAAAACCGCTTGGTGGCTTGTTATCCCAGTTGGTTTAGTGTATGCGGTGATTTACTATACAGTATTCCGCTTCTTGATTACAAAATTCAACTTTAAGACACCAGGTCGCGAAGATAAAAAATCAGAAAGTGCTTCAGTAGAAGCAAGCGAATTGCCTTATGCTGTACTTGAATCTATGGGTGGTAAGGAAAACATTAAACATTTAGATGCTTGTATTACACGTTTACGTGTCGAAGTAGCTGATAAAGGGAAAGTAGACGTTGCACGTTTAAAAGATTTAGGTGCATCCGGAGTCTTAGAAGTGGGCAATAACATGCAAGCAATCTTCGGACCGAAGTCTGATCAAATTAAACATGAAATGCAACACATTATGGACGGTAAAACAGTGAAGCCTGTATCTTTAGACGATCATGACGATGAACCGGTTGTGATTGATGAAAATAAACAAGCAACTTCAGATGACACAATTATTGCGTCTCCATTAGAAGGTAAGTTTGTACCACTTTCTGAAGTGCCTGACCAAGTATTCAGTGAGAAAATGATGGGTGACGGTATTGCGATTCAACCAACGAAAGGTGAAGTTCGTGCGCCATTCAATGGTAAAGTTCAAATGTTCTTCCCTACAAAACATGCGATTGGTTTAGTATCTGATGAAGGTACAGAACTCTTAATCCACGTTGGTTTAGATACAGTTAAACTTAATGGTGAAGGCTTTACAATGCACGTTGAAGAAGGTCAAACGATTCAAACGGGTGATGTATTACTTACATTTGATTTGGATTACATTCGTCAACATGCGAAGAGCGATATCACGCCAATTATTTTAACGCAAGGACAGATTAATGATGTGACGGTTTCAGAAGGTCAATCATTAAACTTTGGAGATACATTATTTAAAGCTTAA